From the Lathyrus oleraceus cultivar Zhongwan6 chromosome 4, CAAS_Psat_ZW6_1.0, whole genome shotgun sequence genome, one window contains:
- the LOC127075873 gene encoding uncharacterized protein LOC127075873: MVEDSTVSVTVDTCSTEEWLLNSQELVPIALTKAKEVKGFLGRWKMIVSKLEQVPSKLSDLSSHPCFSKNALCKEQLQAVSKTLREAIELAELCLKEKYEGKLRMQSDLDAMIGKLDLNLKDCSLLTKSGVLGEATLQFNVSGIIAESDIATHGNIKELLARLQIGHLESKDKALDRLHEIMKDDEKTVLAAFCRSNVAALVQLLTATSPRIRDKTVSIICSIVESGSSCENWLVSEGVLPPLIRLVESGSAFGKEKAIVSLQRLSMSEETTRAIVGHGGVRPLIELCQVGDSVSQAAAACTLKNISAVPEVRQVLAEEGVVRVMINLLNNGMLLGTKEYAAECLQNLTASNENLRRSVISENGIQSLLAFLHSPVPQESAVGALKNLVGSVSEETLVSLGVLSCLVHILKSGSLGAKQNAASIICRICSSIEMKKMLGEVGCIPLLINMLEAKANTARELAAQAIASLMILSQNRREVKKDVKSVPNLVQLLDPSPQNTAKKYAVCCLGSLSSCKKCKKLMISYGAIGYLKKLIEMEIPGAKKLLERLERGKLRSLFSRK; this comes from the coding sequence ATGGTGGAAGATAGTACAGTTTCTGTTACAGTTGATACATGTTCAACAGAAGAATGGTTGTTGAACTCACAAGAACTTGTTCCTATTGCTCTTACTAAAGCAAAAGAGGTAAAAGGGTTTCTAGGTAGATGGAAAATGATCGTTTCGAAATTGGAACAAGTTCCGTCGAAGCTGTCAGATTTATCTAGCCACCCTTGTTTTTCAAAGAATGCTCTTTGCAAGGAACAATTGCAGGCTGTGTCGAAGACGTTAAGAGAAGCTATTGAATTAGCGGAGTTATGTTTGAAGGAAAAGTATGAAGGTAAACTAAGGATGCAGAGTGATCTCGACGCGATGATTGGAAAACTTGATTTGAATTTGAAGGATTGTAGTTTGTTGACAAAAAGTGGTGTGCTTGGAGAAGCTACTTTGCAGTTCAATGTTTCGGGTATTATAGCCGAATCGGATATTGCAACGCATGGAAATATAAAGGAATTACTCGCGCGCCTTCAAATTGGTCATTTGGAGTCGAAAGATAAAGCTTTGGATAGATTACATGAGATTATGAAAGATGATGAGAAGACTGTTTTGGCTGCTTTTTGCAGGAGCAATGTTGCTGCTTTGGTTCAGTTGCTTACTGCAACATCACCGAGGATTCGGGACAAAACGGTTAGTATTATATGCTCGATTGTGGAGTCGGGTAGTAGCTGCGAAAACTGGTTGGTTTCTGAAGGTGTTTTGCCACCTCTTATAAGGCTTGTTGAATCAGGTAGTGCATTTGGTAAAGAAAAGGCTATTGTATCTCTTCAAAGGTTATCGATGTCGGAAGAGACTACTCGCGCGATCGTCGGACACGGAGGGGTTCGTCCGTTAATCGAGCTTTGTCAGGTTGGCGATTCTGTCTCACAGGCGGCGGCAGCTTGTACTTTGAAGAATATTTCGGCTGTTCCAGAAGTGAGACAGGTTTTAGCTGAAGAAGGCGTTGTTCGGGTTATGATCAATCTCCTCAACAACGGAATGCTGTTAGGTACTAAAGAGTATGCTGCCGAATGTTTGCAGAATCTCACCGCAAGCAATGAGAATCTGAGAAGGTCTGTTATATCCGAAAACGGCATTCAAAGCCTTTTGGCTTTTCTCCACTCTCCAGTTCCTCAAGAATCCGCCGTAGGCGCGTTGAAGAATCTCGTCGGATCGGTTTCCGAAGAAACCTTGGTTTCTCTCGGAGTTCTTTCTTGTCTGGTCCATATTTTGAAGTCAGGATCATTAGGCGCGAAACAAAATGCCGCGTCCATTATATGCAGGATTTGTAGCTCGATCGAGATGAAGAAAATGCTAGGCGAAGTTGGTTGCATACCTCTATTGATCAACATGCTCGAGGCGAAAGCAAACACTGCTAGAGAACTTGCAGCGCAAGCAATAGCGAGTTTGATGATTCTGTCGCAGAATCGGCGAGAAGTTAAAAAGGATGTTAAAAGCGTGCCGAATTTGGTACAGTTGCTTGATCCTAGTCCACAGAATACTGCAAAGAAATATGCAGTTTGTTGTCTTGGATCACTTTCTTCATGTAAGAAGTGTAAGAAGTTGATGATTTCATATGGAGCAATAGGGTATTTGAAGAAGCTTATTGAAATGGAGATTCCAGGAGCTAAAAAGTTGCTTGAGAGATTGGAAAGAGGGAAATTGAGAAGCTTGTTTAGCAGAAAAtag